A DNA window from Paralichthys olivaceus isolate ysfri-2021 chromosome 3, ASM2471397v2, whole genome shotgun sequence contains the following coding sequences:
- the amh gene encoding muellerian-inhibiting factor isoform X1, whose protein sequence is MPVVNVFCCGALVLCWTCAALTVSHPSPHLAPCYVDDIFAALREGVGADGELASSSFALFGVCAVSDSSSGSVLLELAKETSRSQRRGLEVLHPTGVLVTEEDDRGALELTFDLPQSPLLRLSPVLLLAFQSPLKGDDLNVTFSSLSLQPHTQSVCISAETQYILLTGNASDASFVQKWRISVEAKSPDLKPNLKDMLIGEKLGSGINISPLLLFSGGTETRRVSGSTSSSSQTFSFLCELRRFLCDVLPQDRPESPQLQLDSLQSMPQLSLGLSSSETLLAGLINSSSPTVFSFSRWGSMLQVHHGQLALSPSLLEELRQRVEQTEMQMMEVIRGKEVGSRATERLGRLKELSALPEKEPAAGESQYRAFLLLKALQTVTRTYELQIGVRNTRAGSNDPARGNICSLRSLTVSLERHLVGPNTAAINNCRGSCTFPLFNAINHAVLLNSHIESENVDERAPCCVPVAYEALEVVDLNEHGTYLSVKPDVVAKECGCR, encoded by the exons ATGCCGGTGGTGAACGTCTTCTGCTGCGGAGCGCTGGTGCTCTGCTGGACCTGTGCAGCACTGACAG TTTCTCATCCCTCCCCTCACCTTGCACCGTGCTACGTGGATGACATATTTGCAGCACTGCGTGAAGGTGTGGGGGCCGACGGTGAACTCGCAAGCAGCAGTTTTGCTCTGTTTGGGGTCTGCGCAGTGTCTGACAGTTCATCGGGATCAGTCTTACTGGAGCTCGCCAAGGAAACGAGCAGAAGCCAGAGAAGAGGTTTGGAGGTTTTGCATCCAACTGGAG TGCTTGTGACTGAGGAAGATGACAGAGGAGCTCTggagttgacctttgacctgcctCAGTCTCCTCTGCTCAGGCTGAGCCCCGTGCTGCTCCTGGCGTTTCAAAGTCCACTTAAAGGTGACGACCTGAACGTGACTTTCTCTAGTCTGTCTTTGCAGCCTCACACACAG TCTGTGTGCATTTCAGCAGAAACACAGTACATACTGCTGACAGGAAACGCATCAGACGCCAGCTTTGTTCAGAAATGGAGGATTTCTGTCGAGGCCAAGTCCCCTGATCTGA AGCCGAACCTTAAAGACATGCTCATTGGTGAGAAATTAGGAAGTGGCATCAATATATCTCCACTTCTGCTTTTCTCTGGGGGAACTGAGACAAG ACGTGTTTCAGGATCAACCTCCTCCTCGTCACAGACCTTCTCCTTCCTGTGTGAGCTGAGGCGCTTCCTGTGCGATGTCTTGCCTCAGGACCGCCCTGAGTCCCCTCAGCTCCAGCTGGACTCCCTACAGTCCATGCCCCAGCTATCGCTGGGCTTGTCCTCCAGCGAGACCCTGCTGGCGGGGCTGATCAACTCCTCGTCCCCCACCGTCTTCTCCTTCTCTCGATGGGGCTCCATGCTTCAGGTGCATCATGGACAGTTggctctgtctccttctctgttgGAGGAGCTCAGGCAGAGGGTGGAGCAGACTGAGATGCAGATGATGGAGGTGATAAGGGGAAAGGAGGTGGGTAGCAGGGCCACAGAGAGGCTGGGGAGGCTCAAAGAACTCAGTGCGTTGCCAGAGAAGGAACCGGCAGCAG GAGAGAGCCAGTACCGCGCCTTTCTTCTCCTGAAGGCCCTGCAGACGGTGACCCGTACCTACGAGCTGCAGATAGGAGTGCGGAACACCAGAGCGGGCTCCAATGACCCGGCGAGGGGCAACATCTGCAGCCTGAGGAGTCTCACCGTGTCCCTCGAGAGGCATCTTGTGGGGCCAAACACGGCCGCCATCAACAACTGCAGAGGCTCTTGCACGTTCCCCCTGTTCAACGCCATCAACCATGCCGTCCTGCTCAACTCCCACATCGAGAGCGAGAACGTGGACGAGCGCGCCCCGTGCTGCGTGCCTGTGGCCTACGAGGCCCTTGAGGTGGTGGACTTGAACGAACATGGTACTTATCTCTCCGTTAAACCAGATGTTGTGGCAAAGGAGTGTGGATGCCGCTAA
- the amh gene encoding muellerian-inhibiting factor isoform X2, protein MTYLQHCVKVWGPTVNSQAAVLLCLGSAQCLTVHRDQSYWSSPRKRAEAREEVWRFCIQLEFSPSVLVTEEDDRGALELTFDLPQSPLLRLSPVLLLAFQSPLKGDDLNVTFSSLSLQPHTQSVCISAETQYILLTGNASDASFVQKWRISVEAKSPDLKPNLKDMLIGEKLGSGINISPLLLFSGGTETRRVSGSTSSSSQTFSFLCELRRFLCDVLPQDRPESPQLQLDSLQSMPQLSLGLSSSETLLAGLINSSSPTVFSFSRWGSMLQVHHGQLALSPSLLEELRQRVEQTEMQMMEVIRGKEVGSRATERLGRLKELSALPEKEPAAGESQYRAFLLLKALQTVTRTYELQIGVRNTRAGSNDPARGNICSLRSLTVSLERHLVGPNTAAINNCRGSCTFPLFNAINHAVLLNSHIESENVDERAPCCVPVAYEALEVVDLNEHGTYLSVKPDVVAKECGCR, encoded by the exons ATGACATATTTGCAGCACTGCGTGAAGGTGTGGGGGCCGACGGTGAACTCGCAAGCAGCAGTTTTGCTCTGTTTGGGGTCTGCGCAGTGTCTGACAGTTCATCGGGATCAGTCTTACTGGAGCTCGCCAAGGAAACGAGCAGAAGCCAGAGAAGAGGTTTGGAGGTTTTGCATCCAACTGGAG TTTTCTCCATCAGTGCTTGTGACTGAGGAAGATGACAGAGGAGCTCTggagttgacctttgacctgcctCAGTCTCCTCTGCTCAGGCTGAGCCCCGTGCTGCTCCTGGCGTTTCAAAGTCCACTTAAAGGTGACGACCTGAACGTGACTTTCTCTAGTCTGTCTTTGCAGCCTCACACACAG TCTGTGTGCATTTCAGCAGAAACACAGTACATACTGCTGACAGGAAACGCATCAGACGCCAGCTTTGTTCAGAAATGGAGGATTTCTGTCGAGGCCAAGTCCCCTGATCTGA AGCCGAACCTTAAAGACATGCTCATTGGTGAGAAATTAGGAAGTGGCATCAATATATCTCCACTTCTGCTTTTCTCTGGGGGAACTGAGACAAG ACGTGTTTCAGGATCAACCTCCTCCTCGTCACAGACCTTCTCCTTCCTGTGTGAGCTGAGGCGCTTCCTGTGCGATGTCTTGCCTCAGGACCGCCCTGAGTCCCCTCAGCTCCAGCTGGACTCCCTACAGTCCATGCCCCAGCTATCGCTGGGCTTGTCCTCCAGCGAGACCCTGCTGGCGGGGCTGATCAACTCCTCGTCCCCCACCGTCTTCTCCTTCTCTCGATGGGGCTCCATGCTTCAGGTGCATCATGGACAGTTggctctgtctccttctctgttgGAGGAGCTCAGGCAGAGGGTGGAGCAGACTGAGATGCAGATGATGGAGGTGATAAGGGGAAAGGAGGTGGGTAGCAGGGCCACAGAGAGGCTGGGGAGGCTCAAAGAACTCAGTGCGTTGCCAGAGAAGGAACCGGCAGCAG GAGAGAGCCAGTACCGCGCCTTTCTTCTCCTGAAGGCCCTGCAGACGGTGACCCGTACCTACGAGCTGCAGATAGGAGTGCGGAACACCAGAGCGGGCTCCAATGACCCGGCGAGGGGCAACATCTGCAGCCTGAGGAGTCTCACCGTGTCCCTCGAGAGGCATCTTGTGGGGCCAAACACGGCCGCCATCAACAACTGCAGAGGCTCTTGCACGTTCCCCCTGTTCAACGCCATCAACCATGCCGTCCTGCTCAACTCCCACATCGAGAGCGAGAACGTGGACGAGCGCGCCCCGTGCTGCGTGCCTGTGGCCTACGAGGCCCTTGAGGTGGTGGACTTGAACGAACATGGTACTTATCTCTCCGTTAAACCAGATGTTGTGGCAAAGGAGTGTGGATGCCGCTAA